The DNA window GACCCGCAATGTGCTGTTGTGAGCCAGTACTGCCAGAATCATCATCGCTCCAACCCAACGAGCTGCGGTAACACCGATACCTGCACCAAAGAGCCCTAATCCGTCCCAACCCCAACTGGAAATTCCGTAAATGAGCGGATAGCTAAACACAATATTGAGAATATTCATTAGGATATTGCTCATCGCTGGCGAGCGAGAATTACCGACCGCACGCAGCACACCGCTACCAGCTAAGGTGATGGCTAGCGCGGGATAACTAAAAGCGATGGTTTTTAAATAGAGTGCAGAAAGTTCGATGACATGATGGTCAGCGCCCATGGCGATGATGTCGAGAATCGGACTAATAAATAGGAAGATAAACAGACATGTGGTGATACTGATCACCACGTTCAAATTCATGGCTTGGATAGCGATATCCAGTGCTTTTTCGCGTTTACGGCGGCCAAAAGCTTGTGCGATCAACACTGAACCGCCCAATTCTGTTGCGGTTAACAGTGAAATGATAAGGTAAGTCACGCTATCGCTAATGCCGACGGCGGCGGTTTCTGCCGCGCCAATATGACTTACCAAAATAGTACTGATAATACTCATCAGTACCACACACGTGAGCTCTACCACGATTGGCCAAGTAAATGGAATAATGCTTCGGCGTAACAACACCTTAGAGCGGTGACGTAGCCTTGGGCGAGTCTGCCAACGCTCTTTTAAGGTGTGCATGGTCGCAGACGCAGAAGCAAGAGCTTGGCTGCCGGAACGTGGAAATTTAAACAAAGTACCTCCATCAGACCGAGCGCAGAGTCCCCAATTCTCTGTCTGATGAAGCTCTTATTTGGCACTCAAAGAGCAATAAGGTACTTCATAGATTAGGCTGGTTCACTGTCGGTTCGGTTATATATGACATCGTAGTCGTAGACTGTTTTGATCTCATGATGAATTTGTACTTCACCATGTAAATATCCGCCTTTGGATATGGCCACCGGTAATTGTGAATAACACTGCAGATGGGCTGCTTCCAGTGCTAACAGGGCGTAGGGGATAGGATCATCCAGGCGAACGAATCGATGTGAGGCACTTGGGCGGAACGCGCCGTCATGATAATGCGCTTTGATTAGATTGTCTGCTATTCGATCGCATAGATACAATAATTGTTGATCCTGATGCGGTAGCGCTAATTCAATCAGTGCCAGTAGCAAGTAAGCCGAGGCAAGGGAAGTCTCTGTCGCAACGTCGCTGACCTGTAAGGTCTGTGGATCCAAAGTCCCTAAACCGAAGCGTTTGAGCATAGCACTGGTGAGCTCACGCAGTTTCGGATCATCGCTTTGATGACTGGCGCGAACCAAGGTTAATAAATAAGCCGGATCCGTTGGGGTGCGCTGTAACACCGTGCCTTTTTTGCCGTAATAACCATCGCGTTGGAATTGGTAGCCAGTCATATCCAGCCCGGTATTCCACATCGGAATAATCTCATTTTGTTCTTCATCCCAAGCGTGCGCAAAATAGGCGGTGATGCCATCAATTGCCCATTGAGCTAATTCAGGATCTTGGGCGATGCGAGCACATTCCAAAATGGCGAGTGGGTTATCCACGACCACTGGCCAACTATCACGAAACAGCACATTTGCTTCTCGCGCAATGTCGCCAAACTCAGGACCAAATTGACGTTTGGCACGATCACCAAACCAAGAAAACGTGAGGTTATCATCTTCTGGAATCGGCTCGCGCTGTTTAGGTGACGAGAATTGATATACCGGCATCCCTGTTTTGGGTGGGCGAGCTAATACAAACTGGTGATAGAGATGTTTCGCCCATACTAAGGCTTGTTTGTCACCAGTGTAACGATAGTAGTGACAGGCGGCGTAAATCAGGTCGGTTGACGCATTCACAAAAGTCAAACCAATGGTTTCAGGTAGCTCGGGCCAACGTTTCGGATCGACCACCGCATGAGGACGATGAGTATCGAACGGATTGCCAATCACCGCTTTGCCATATTGACCATGACGGCTGAGATCGAGGCAGTCCCAATCCAGTACATGGGCTGCCCAAAATCCGGTTAGAAATTGCTCGGTTAAAGGGCCGTCAATGCGGTGTAACTGGTCATAGAATGGGAAATGGTGTTTAAGTTCATGGACGCACTCTTTGGAGGCTGGCCCTTCGATATTGCCCTTGGTTAAGTGGACAAAGCGATGACCGCCCCAATGAAACAAACCACTTTGGGCATCACTGTAATGGTTGAGAAAATAGTGGGTGATCTCATCGGCTTGCTCTTGATAACGGGCATCTTTGGTCACGATGGAAAGGGCAACAAGGCCACGTAAAAAGTTTTGCTGACTGGCAAAGTTACTCATTGGCACTTGATGACCATCTGGGTAGGTCCAGTTGACCGGCTGCTTGGTTAACCAATCTAAGCCATCGGCCAGTAAGGGGGATTGAGTAGAGCGAGCGAGTTCAAGCACTCGTTGATAGTAGCTTTCCAGAAGTGGCAA is part of the Vibrio porteresiae DSM 19223 genome and encodes:
- a CDS encoding pectate lyase, encoding MSSRHSNLPLLESYYQRVLELARSTQSPLLADGLDWLTKQPVNWTYPDGHQVPMSNFASQQNFLRGLVALSIVTKDARYQEQADEITHYFLNHYSDAQSGLFHWGGHRFVHLTKGNIEGPASKECVHELKHHFPFYDQLHRIDGPLTEQFLTGFWAAHVLDWDCLDLSRHGQYGKAVIGNPFDTHRPHAVVDPKRWPELPETIGLTFVNASTDLIYAACHYYRYTGDKQALVWAKHLYHQFVLARPPKTGMPVYQFSSPKQREPIPEDDNLTFSWFGDRAKRQFGPEFGDIAREANVLFRDSWPVVVDNPLAILECARIAQDPELAQWAIDGITAYFAHAWDEEQNEIIPMWNTGLDMTGYQFQRDGYYGKKGTVLQRTPTDPAYLLTLVRASHQSDDPKLRELTSAMLKRFGLGTLDPQTLQVSDVATETSLASAYLLLALIELALPHQDQQLLYLCDRIADNLIKAHYHDGAFRPSASHRFVRLDDPIPYALLALEAAHLQCYSQLPVAISKGGYLHGEVQIHHEIKTVYDYDVIYNRTDSEPA
- a CDS encoding EmmdR/YeeO family multidrug/toxin efflux MATE transporter — protein: MFKFPRSGSQALASASATMHTLKERWQTRPRLRHRSKVLLRRSIIPFTWPIVVELTCVVLMSIISTILVSHIGAAETAAVGISDSVTYLIISLLTATELGGSVLIAQAFGRRKREKALDIAIQAMNLNVVISITTCLFIFLFISPILDIIAMGADHHVIELSALYLKTIAFSYPALAITLAGSGVLRAVGNSRSPAMSNILMNILNIVFSYPLIYGISSWGWDGLGLFGAGIGVTAARWVGAMMILAVLAHNSTLRVRLNDYRQKFKRSTLWEILGIGIPASVESLMFNVGKLITQIMVAGMGTVVMAGNVITFSILLFVNIPGNALAMAGTVLIGKRLGQDQTRLAKLEMRLILWSATALLVVLGIFSIPFARQIAQIYTSDPKVIDVVANLIYLNAIMMPVWAASFVLPSTFKGAKDVRYSMWTAIASMWGCRIVFGYVLGIHFNMNVYGIWLGMFADWWFRAALYAYRMVTDKWLNIYRRNKLQEESR